A region from the Alnus glutinosa chromosome 5, dhAlnGlut1.1, whole genome shotgun sequence genome encodes:
- the LOC133869336 gene encoding uncharacterized protein LOC133869336: MKAVVITSPGGPEVLQVQEVEDPELRDDEVLIKVAATALNRADTEQRKGAYPPPKGASEYLGVECSGIVIAVGERVSRWKVGDQVCALLSGGGYAEKVAVPAGQVLPVPQGVSLKEAASFPEVASTVWSAVFMMSRLSAGETFLVHGGSSGIGTFSIQIAKYQGARVFVTAGSEEKLAFCKKLGADVCINYKTQDFVKRVKEETGGQGVDVILDTMGASYLMRNIESLNVDGRLFIIGTMGGSDAKIDLRVLLARRLTVQSAGLRHRSAENKAVIVNQVEKIVWPAIVAGKVKAVVHKSFPFSEAAEAHQLMESNNHIGKILLLP, from the exons ATGAAGGCCGTAGTGATAACCAGTCCCGGTGGGCCGGAAGTGCTGCAAGTGCAAGAGGTAGAAGATCCGGAACTCAGAGACGATGAGGTTCTGATCAAGGTCGCGGCCACGGCGCTGAACCGGGCCGACACGGAGCAGAGGAAAGGCGCGTACCCACCCCCCAAGGGTGCGAGTGAGTACCTTGGTGTCGAATGTTCCGGGATCGTCATAGCCGTCGGAGAAAGAGTTTCGCGCTGGAAGGTTGGAGATCAG GTTTGTGCTCTTCTTAGTGGAGGGGGTTATGCAGAAAAGGTTGCTGTTCCCGCTGGACAAGTTCTTCCTGTCCCACAAGGTGTTTCGTTGAAGGAAGCTGCTAGCTTCCCTGAGGTGGCATCCACTGTTTGGTCTGCTGTTTTTATGATGAGTCGTCTATCTGCTGGGGAAACATTTTTG GTTCATGGAGGCTCAAGCGGTATTGGTACATTTTCTATTCAGATAGCTAAATACCAAGGAGCAAGAGTGTTTGTCACAGCAG GGAGTGAGGAAAAATTAGCTTTTTGCAAGAAACTTGGAGCTGATGTGTGCATCAATTACAAGACACAGGATTTTGTTAAACGGGTGAAGGAAGAAACGGGTggacaag GTGTTGATGTTATTCTGGATACAATGGGAGCATCCTACTTGATGCGAAACATTGAGAGCTTAAATGTTGATGGGAGGCTTTTTATTATTGGCACTATGGGTGGTTCAGATGCAAAAATTGATCTCCGTGTTCTTCTTGCAAGGCGCCTCACAGTGCAAT CGGCTGGGTTGCGACACAGAAGTGCGGAAAACAAAGCTGTGATTGTTAATCAAGTTGAGAAGATTGTTTGGCCTGCAATTGTGGCGGGCAAGGTGAAGGCAGTGGTGCACAAGTCTTTTCCATTTTCTGAAGCAGCGGAGGCTCACCAGCTCATGGAAAGTAACAATCATATTGGAAAGATACTGCTTCTTCCATGA